A single window of Eucalyptus grandis isolate ANBG69807.140 chromosome 1, ASM1654582v1, whole genome shotgun sequence DNA harbors:
- the LOC104415498 gene encoding LOB domain-containing protein 24: MSTISSRCAACKYLRRRCPPDCIFSPYFPSNDPQRFACVHRIYGASNVGKMIQQTPTQMRAQVADSLYFESRCRIQDPVYGCVGIISLLHLQIHNAESELAKVKAQIAFLNSDANREPSFRPQLEGASNVNNLWSAQSSVEQHQIGSSTTHGPLAFM; encoded by the exons ATGTCAACCATTTCATCTCGATGTGCAGCTTGCAAATATTTGAGAAGAAGATGCCCTCCAGATTGCATTTTCTCTCCTTATTTCCCATCCAATGACCCCCAAAGATTTGCTTGTGTTCACAGGATCTATGGTGCGAGCAATGTTGGCAAAATGATCCAG CAAACTCCGACCCAAATGAGAGCTCAAGTTGCGGATTCGCTGTACTTCGAGTCACGATGCCGGATTCAAGACCCGGTGTACGGATGTGTCGGGATCATCTCCCTGCTGCATTTACAAATACATAATGCCGAAAGCGAATTGGCTAAAGTAAAAGCACAAATCGCGTTTCTTAATTCTGATGCTAATCGGGAACCGAGTTTCCGACCACAGCTCGAGGGTGCTTCCAATGTTAACAATTTATGGAGTGCACAAAGCAGTGTTGAGCAGCATCAGATAGGCTCTTCTACAACTCATGGTCCTTTAGCGTTCATGTAG
- the LOC108957457 gene encoding two-component response regulator ARR2-like: protein MEPIKEIGQRRSLKRSSAKISVLVVDDDSACLSIVSAILKTWEYEVVTVKHPIDALSTLRQRQASFDLVVTDYHMPDMNGLELQEQIQEEFKLPVISGCPINFTMMSGEERECIMLKSLERGAAFYISKPVRPEHLKNIWQYAVAARKGKSVVIEEETNWEPDSQICSRPKDIMPHVNSNSSSSVNKTKDVDSNNDEDSDTESQEKNEDNNQKPRKPKVVWTTALQNRFLRAISIIGFENAVPRRILDVMNVPGITRANVASHLQVRFLDIPQAYIVH, encoded by the exons ATGGAGCCTATCAAGGAAATCGGGCAGAGGCGTTCTCTCAAACGTTCTTCTGCGAAGATTAGTGTACTGGTAGTGGACGATGATTCCGCATGTCTCTCCATTGTTTCAGCCATCCTAAAGACATGGGAGTATGAAG TGGTAACCGTGAAACACCCGATTGATGCGTTGTCTACACTTCGCCAAAGGCAAGCTTCATTCGACCTTGTGGTAACGGACTACCACATGCCCGACATGAATGGACTTGAATTGCAAGAGCAAATCCAAGAAGAATTCAAGCTACCTGTGATCAGTGGGTGTCCCATAAACTTCacaa TGATGTCAGGAGAAGAAAGGGAGTGCATAATGTTGAAGAGTTTAGAGCGTGGTGCTGCATTCTACATTTCCAAACCCGTAAGGCCTGAACATCTCAAGAATATATGGCAATATGCAGTTGCGGCCAGGAAAGGCAAATCAGTGGTCATTGAAGAGGAGACTAATTGGGAACCGGATTCACAGATATGCAGTCGTCCTAAGGACATCATGCCTCATGTAAACAGCAATTCTTCATCATCTGTGAACAAGACAAAGGACGTTGATAGTAATAATGATGAGGATTCCGATACTGAGTCACAAGAAAAGAACGAGGACAATAACCAAAAACCTAGAAAACCGAAAGTTGTTTGGACAACCGCACTTCAGAATCGGTTCTTGCGAGCGATAAGCATTATCGGATTCGAGA ATGCTGTGCCGAGGAGAATTCTCGATGTCATGAATGTACCAGGAATAACTAGAGCGAATGTGGCCAGCCATTTACAGGTTCGCTTTCTGGATATTCCTCAAGCATATATAGTACATTAG